In a genomic window of Kluyveromyces marxianus DMKU3-1042 DNA, complete genome, chromosome 7:
- the VHR1 gene encoding transcription factor VHR1, whose protein sequence is MNKVHKPSGTTHRIREQLNFSDDKKWKQFSSRRLELIDKFNLSERKASEQDENIRQIANILRTEFGYPTTTSSEFEKLVTAAVQSVRRNRKRSTKTRSRRSEMSSATSDEDSLISRTTSPLGSSSQNAPSMVSSLISQVQVQPQFQARTQTPVHAQAQAHAQAQSQIPPPPAPVHIAGSSVRATTPVSSAHHLQAPLLGSGSAPAQTQTQAQAQSHGTVPIIQPKPIRMVYKSNASLHQQVSNSNTFKQNYDEFMKDVIKDLTTGPVNLQKNETESKQHNSLADLALSTHDFSLLNLALSNDKKGENAAGSDGTSVSGSNSTATQASQPASISQNQQNASSQQQSIPFFLREKLMHFIQNSKTLTELTTSLNLHEMNNLLKLGQYVLLSSISFVLEKFFSNLSMNSIDYIHDKLSSPDSLSEMCIKLIGSGTKRNLNQLPLEWRVKLLNFIVGSVVKDFGFDPCVYPLTEIFHDSILKKYPLVCNEGKNQGSNSFKNAVIASLPLKPEMANKDMNKKVVIKFGEKEQRFVFHLLSNGAPTIQEILENSSNLFQINREKFSSLTIYHQNEIVKDDAQLASLLNGFSNQEIVLEIKGHSAVQNSSHESSAMNGLQILSSVSQVAAENSSSSPACLTTLDNIISRISSPISTIKKEDSSISPLLHPPSIPNKHGKNFVNGLPQPVFQPLL, encoded by the coding sequence ATGAACAAAGTCCACAAGCCTAGTGGCACGACACACCGGATTAGAGAACAGCTCAATTTTAGCGACGAcaaaaaatggaaacagTTTTCGTCAAGACGGTTGGAGTTGATCGACAAGTTCAACTTGAGTGAGCGCAAGGCTAGTGAGCAAGATGAGAATATCAGACAGATTGCCAACATTCTAAGAACCGAGTTTGGGTATCCAACAACCACGTCTTCTGAGTTCGAAAAACTGGTCACTGCTGCGGTCCAGTCGGTGAGACGGAACAGGAAACGGTCCACGAAGACCAGGTCCAGGCGGTCGGAAATGAGCAGCGCTACTTCGGACGAAGACTCACTCATCTCGAGAACCACGTCTCCGCTAGGTTCCTCCTCTCAAAACGCACCCTCGATGGTGTCTTCGCTAATATCCCAGGTCCAGGTCCAGCCGCAATTTCAGGCCCGGACCCAGACTCCGGTCCATGCCCAGGCTCAGGCCCATGCCCAGGCTCAGTCCCAAATCCCACCACCACCGGCTCCTGTACATATAGCGGGCTCATCTGTGCGTGCAACCACCCCAGTTTCGTCCGCTCACCATTTACAGGCCCCACTACTAGGCTCGGGTTCAGCCCCAGCCCAGACCCAGACCCAGGCCCAGGCACAGAGTCACGGCACTGTACCCATCATACAGCCTAAACCAATCCGCATGGTTTACAAATCTAATGCGTCGTTGCACCAGCAGGTCAGCAATTCTAACACTTTCAAACAAAACTACGACGAGTTCATGAAAGACGTTATCAAGGACTTGACTACCGGCCCGGTAAATCTCCAGAAAAACGAAACCGAATCAAAACAACACAACAGTCTGGCGGATTTGGCGTTATCGACTCACGACTTTTCGTTGCTAAACCTTGCTCTGTCCAATGACAAAAAGGGAGAAAATGCCGCCGGCTCTGATGGCACATCGGTATCAGGCTCAAATTCGACCGCAACACAAGCTTCCCAACCTGCATCTATCTCTCAAAACCAACAGAACGCTTCCTCCCAACAACAATCTATCCCATTCTTCCTGAGAGAAAAACTAATGCATTTCATTCAAAACTCAAAAACTTTGACAGAATTAACTACAAGCTTAAACCTCCACGAAATGAACAATCTATTGAAGTTAGGACAATatgtattattatcatctATCTCATTTGTGCTGGAAAAATTCTTCAGCAACTTGTCCATGAACTCAATAGATTACATCCATGACAAACTATCATCTCCAGACTCATTATCTGAAATGTGTATTAAACTCATCGGCAGCGGAACAAAACGAAACTTGAACCAGTTGCCTTTGGAATGGAGAGTCAAACTTCTCAATTTCATCGTCGGTAGTGTCGTTAAAGACTTCGGCTTCGACCCATGTGTTTACCCACTCACTGAAATATTCCATGACTCTATCCTAAAGAAATACCCCTTGGTATGTAACGAGGGTAAAAACCAAGGTTCAAACTCATTCAAGAATGCTGTCATTGCTTCTCTGCCACTAAAGCCAGAAATGGCCAACAAAGAcatgaacaagaaagtGGTAATCAAGTTTGGCGAAAAGGAACAAAGATTCGtatttcatcttttgaGCAACGGAGCTCCAACGATTCAAGAAATATTAGAAAATAGTTCCAAccttttccaaatcaaCAGGGAAAAGTTTTCGTCTTTAACTATCTATCACCAGAACGAGATTGTTAAGGATGACGCTCAATTGGCATCTCTATTGAACGGGTTCTCGAACCAGGAAATTGTACTCGAAATAAAGGGCCACTCTGCTGTTCAAAATTCAAGCCATGAAAGCTCCGCTATGAATGGATTACAAATCTTAAGCAGTGTGTCACAAGTCGCAGCGgaaaattcttcttcttccccaGCTTGTCTCACAACTTTAGACAATATAATCAGCAGAATTTCTTCCCCAATCAGTACAATTAAGAAGGAAGACTCTTCCATCTCCCCTCTACTTCACCCACCATCCATCCCAAACAAACATGGAAAAAACTTTGTTAATGGATTGCCTCAACCTGTGTTCCAACCATTATTATAA
- the THO1 gene encoding Tho1p, with the protein MSYSGNTVAQLKELLKQRNLSTDGLKADLITRLQEDDAKNAAAEPKPTDASSQAENKTESATAQENKDETTHQSAVQTGAEAGAETQAQAQDPAPAQDPAPAETSAQTPTPAPKPQLSPEQLKQTAIDHLQKKIHRAEKFGQDDSIVEDLKRQINRIEKFGLDLTTQLAQELGFGKGPRAAIGKPNRKPFQKKHKNKKNIKRN; encoded by the coding sequence ATGTCGTATTCCGGGAACACCGTGGCtcaattgaaggaattgCTCAAGCAAAGAAACCTATCCACAGACGGCTTGAAAGCCGATCTAATAACAAGATTGCAAGAGGACGACGCCAAGAATGCTGCGGCAGAACCAAAGCCCACGGATGCGTCCTCTCAGGCCGAAAACAAGACTGAATCCGCAACTGCACAGGAAAATAAAGACGAAACCACGCACCAGTCTGCTGTGCAGACCGGTGCTGAAGCTGGGGCTGAGACTcaggcccaggcccaggACCCTGCCCCAGCTCAGGACCCTGCCCCAGCAGAAACTTCTGCCCAGACTCCAACCCCTGCCCCAAAACCACAACTCTCCCCAGAACAGTTGAAACAGACTGCCATCGACCATCTACAAAAAAAGATCCACCGTGCAGAAAAGTTCGGCCAGGACGACTCCATCGTCGAGGACTTGAAAAGACAAATCAACAGAATCGAAAAGTTCGGCCTCGACTTGACCACCCAGCTCGCCCAAGAACTAGGCTTCGGAAAGGGCCCTCGCGCTGCCATCGGCAAGCCCAACAGAAAGCCattccaaaagaagcacaagaacaaaaaaaatatcaagcGCAATTGA
- the RHR2 gene encoding HAD family hydrolase produces the protein MSAAPISLRVNAALFDVDGTLIISQGAIAEFWRDFGKDKPYFDSQHVIDISHGWRTYDVIKKFAPDYANEEYVTKLEGEIPDKFGKHAIEVPGAIKLCAALNALPKEKWAVATSGTFEMAHKWFDILGIKRPSNFITANDVKNGKPHPEPYLKGRNGLGYPINEANPAASKVIVFEDAPAGILAGKAAGCKIVGIATTFDKEFLIEKGCDIVIKDHTKLRVAAYHPETDEVEFVFDEYLYAKDDLLEW, from the coding sequence ATGTCTGCCGCCCCAATTTCCCTAAGAGTTAACGCTGCTTTGTTCGATGTCGATGGTACTTTGATCATCTCCCAAGGTGCCATTGCTGAATTCTGGAGAGATTTCGGTAAGGACAAGCCTTACTTCGACTCCCAACACGTTATTGACATTTCTCACGGATGGAGAACCTACGATGTCATCAAGAAGTTTGCTCCAGACTACGCTAACGAAGAATACGTCACCAAGTTGGAAGGTGAAATCCCAGACAAGTTTGGTAAGCACGCTATCGAAGTGCCAGGTGCCATCAAGCTGTGCGCTGCCTTGAACGCTCTACCTAAGGAGAAGTGGGCTGTCGCCACTTCTGGTACCTTTGAAATGGCCCACAAGTGGTTCGATATCCTAGGAATCAAGAGACCATCCAACTTCATCACAGCTAACGACGTCAAGAACGGTAAGCCTCATCCAGAACCATACTTGAAGGGCAGAAACGGTTTGGGTTACCCAATCAACGAAGCTAACCCAGCTGCCTCCAAGGTTATTGTCTTTGAAGACGCCCCAGCTGGTATCTTGGCCGGTAAGGCTGCTGGCTGTAAGATCGTCGGTATCGCTACCACTTTCGACAAGGAATTCTTGATCGAAAAGGGCTGTGACATCGTCATCAAGGACCACACCAAGCTGAGAGTGGCTGCATACCACCCAGAAACCGACGAAGTCGAGTTTGTCTTTGACGAATACTTGTACGCCAAGGACGATCTGTTGGAATGGTAA
- the CEM1 gene encoding fatty acid synthase CEM1 yields MSLKRVVVTGLGAYTPLGANVAKSWAGLLAGNQSLIPLSDFYNRDEFAKLQKLVPLDTVVSRQHANPLDTFPNYDQRRTTPAHQIVLEKTREALTHAKLLKEEDQDDSTELLWDLDKTRVGCVIGTGMPSMPDLQSTISTLFTKPKVSPFLIPRVLPNMATGNVMIKYGFQGPSSCPSTACATGNSSIIDGFNMIQLGLADLMICGSYEFSIDPISIAGFYRSKAISRKHQTRPFDVERDGFVMGEGCGILILESWDSATSRGAPILAEVKGAGMSNDGHHITTPLPDGSGGKLAMENALKRANLTPDKIGYINAHATSTQLGDLAESTAIVNIFGTKDTGKAPFVSSNKGHIGHLLGASGSVESIFTILGLQNGKFPPNLNLQKLDESSTINDVNLIRDSTLTDDTIEYAITNSFGFGGVNTSILFAKVH; encoded by the coding sequence ATGAGTCTTAAACGTGTTGTAGTTACTGGTTTAGGTGCTTACACTCCATTGGGTGCCAATGTCGCAAAATCCTGGGCTGGACTTTTGGCTGGTAACCAGTCTTTAATACCCTTAAGCGATTTTTACAATCGAGATGAGTTTGCCAAATTGCAAAAGTTGGTGCCACTTGACACTGTGGTTAGCAGACAACATGCCAATCCTCTAGATACGTTTCCCAATTATGATCAACGAAGAACCACCCCTGCTCATCAAATAGTGCTAGAAAAGACAAGAGAAGCATTGACGCATGCAAAACTgctaaaagaagaagatcaggATGATAGCACAGAGTTACTTTGGGATCTAGATAAGACTCGCGTGGGCTGTGTTATCGGTACAGGAATGCCTTCTATGCCCGACTTACAGTCTACAATATCAACCCTATTCACAAAACCTAAAGTGTCGCCATTCTTGATTCCTCGTGTGTTGCCAAATATGGCCACAGGTAACGTAATGATCAAATATGGGTTCCAAGGCCCCTCCAGTTGTCCCTCGACCGCATGTGCAACAGGAAATTCAAGCATCATAGATGGTTTCAACATGATTCAATTGGGACTTGCGGACTTGATGATTTGTGGTTCGTACGAATTCAGCATAGACCCTATTTCTATTGCTGGGTTCTACCGGTCGAAAGCCATCAGCAGAAAACACCAAACAAGACCGTTTGACGTCGAGAGAGATGGGTTTGTGATGGGAGAAGGTTGTGGAATCCTAATTCTAGAATCGTGGGATTCTGCCACCTCAAGAGGTGCTCCAATATTGGCAGAAGTTAAAGGCGCTGGTATGAGTAACGACGGTCATCACATCACAACTCCCTTACCTGATGGATCTGGTGGGAAACTAGCGATGGAAAATGCTTTGAAGAGAGCAAACCTTACCCCGGACAAAATCGGATACATTAACGCCCATGCCACTTCTACGCAACTCGGAGACCTTGCAGAAAGCACTGCTATCGTTAATATTTTCGGAACAAAAGACACTGGAAAAGCGCCATTTGTTAGCAGTAATAAAGGCCATATTGGCCACTTATTGGGAGCATCTGGATCGGTTGAATCAATCTTCACAATTTTAGGTTTGCAAAATGGTAAATTCCCCCCAAATCTCAACTTACAGAAGCTCGACGAATCCTCAACAATAAACGATGTGAATCTCATTCGCGATTCCACACTTACAGATGACACCATCGAATACGCTATAACGAACtcttttggatttggaGGAGTCAACACTTCCATACTATTTGCGAAGGTACATTAA
- the DFG10 gene encoding putative polyprenol reductase, translating into MNTYDILLYSTFYVGIVCVFIAEFYIPQLLKYGKTWKASNNYWFNLTCSKSTFTHFYLIAIVLSTYNLFEKRNLLTLCVFIHSIRRLYECFFITKWGHSKIHLSHYLVGIWFYTTLNIGIAFKNGETENRLVSVVMFIAASLDQAVNHQHLSKLKKYSKPSYGLFRYICCAHYFDEFVIYLSFLLMNVGTRALLAHCVVWILVNLGTSSHETGNWYLQKFGYRPRWYMLPYVF; encoded by the coding sequence ATGAATACATACGATATTCTTCTCTATTCTACCTTCTATGTTGGAATTGTTTGTGTGTTCATAGCAGAGTTTTACATCCCCCAACTTTTAAAGTATGGTAAGACTTGGAAAGCGTCAAATAACTATTGGTTTAACCTAACATGTTCGAAGAGTACGTTTACCCATTTCTATCTGATAGCGATTGTGTTGAGTACTTATAACTTGTTTGAAAAACGTAACTTGCTAACACTTTGTGTGTTCATCCACAGCATAAGGAGATTGTACGAGTGCTTTTTCATCACCAAATGGGGTCATTCTAAGATACATTTGAGCCACTATTTAGTTGGTATCTGGTTTTACACTACGTTGAACATTGGCATTGCGTTCAAGAATGGAGAAACTGAAAACCGGTTAGTCTCCGTCGTAATGTTCATAGCAGCTTCTCTGGACCAAGCGGTTAACCACCAGCATTTATCGAAATTAAAGAAGTACTCGAAACCAAGTTATGGGCTATTCAGGTATATATGCTGTGCACACTATTTCGATGAGTTTGTAATTTACCTGTCGTTTCTACTAATGAACGTCGGTACGCGGGCATTGTTAGCACATTGTGTCGTCTGGATCCTAGTTAATTTAGGCACTAGCAGTCATGAGACTGGGAATTGGTATTTACAAAAATTTGGATATAGACCTAGATGGTATATGTTACCATATGTATTTTAA
- the FCY2 gene encoding cytosine permease gives MSSSTSREEYVLHDVEKQELTKTHLNEYEEDEPVIVETSEVTQLSWVDRLASKLKAETKGIEPITDDEKDDTDILNAASMWFSANMVIAAFSLGCIGTSVFGLNFGTSVLTIIFFNFLGLIPVAFFSVFGIEFGLRQMVLSRFLLGNVTARVFCFINIIACIGWGAVNTIASASLLHIVNPSGPNCPPWAGCLIIVFSTIIVTFFGYRVIHAYEKYSWVPNFVVFLVIIARLAKSGNFANGPWGGGADTAAGVLSFGSSIFGFASGWTTYASDYTVYMPRTTNKKKVFICLVLGLAFPLLFSMILGAAAMACALNNEKWNALYQSHSVGGLCYAILVEDSLWGFGSFCCVLLAMSTVANNIPNMYSIALGTQAMWEPLAKVPRVLWTCVGNLLVLAIAIPAYYKFESFMTKFMDSIGYYLAIYIAIAVSEHCFYRRGFKGYNISDWNRWDKLPLGYAGCAALFIGAFGVAFGMSQTYWNGQIGRQIGKFGGDIGFELGAGFAFITYNICRPLEKKYTGR, from the coding sequence ATGTCGTCTTCTACTTCGAGAGAAGAATACGTGTTGCACGACGTTGAGAAGCAAGAGTTGACCAAGACTCATCTCAATGAgtatgaagaagatgaaccAGTGATCGTGGAGACTTCCGAGGTGACTCAACTATCGTGGGTTGACCGTTTGGCTTCGAAATTGAAGGCCGAAACCAAGGGTATCGAGCCAATTACCGACGATGAAAAGGATGATACGGATATCTTGAATGCTGCATCGATGTGGTTCTCCGCTAACATGGTTATTGCAGCTTTCTCCTTGGGTTGTATCGGTACTTCTGTGTTTGGTTTGAACTTTGGTACTTCTGTTTTGACtattatctttttcaacttcctAGGTCTTATCCCAGTTGCTTTCTTCTCTGTGTTTGGTATTGAGTTTGGTCTCAGACAGATGGTTTTGTCTCGTTTCTTGCTAGGTAACGTTACTGCTAGAGTCTTCTGTTTCATCAACATTATTGCCTGTATTGGTTGGGGTGCTGTGAACACTATCGCTTCCGCCTCGCTACTACACATTGTTAACCCATCTGGGCCAAACTGTCCTCCATGGGCCGGTTGTTTGATCATTGTGTTCTCTACCATCATCGTCACATTCTTCGGTTACAGGGTCATCCACGCTTACGAGAAATATTCTTGGGTTCCAAActttgttgtgtttttggTCATCATCGCTAGATTGGCCAAGTCCGGTAACTTCGCCAACGGCCCATggggtggtggtgctgaCACCGCTGCCGGTGTTCTTTCCTTTGGTAGTTCCATTTTCGGTTTCGCTTCTGGTTGGACCACTTACGCTTCTGACTACACCGTCTACATGCCAAGAACTaccaacaagaagaaggttttcATCTGTCTTGTTCTAGGTTTGGCCTTCCCATTGCTGTTCTCCATGATCTTGGGTGCTGCTGCCATGGCATGTGCCCTAAATAACGAAAAATGGAATGCTTTGTACCAAAGCCACTCCGTTGGTGGTTTGTGTTACGCTATCTTGGTTGAAGACTCTCTATGGGGTTTCGGTTCTTTCTGTTGTGTGTTGTTGGCTATGTCTACCGTCGCAAACAACATTCCAAACATGTACTCTATTGCTCTAGGTACCCAAGCTATGTGGGAACCATTGGCTAAGGTTCCTCGTGTTCTATGGACTTGTGTCGGTAACTTGCTTGTCTTGGCCATTGCCATCCCAGCTTACTACAAGTTTGAATCTTTCATGACCAAGTTCATGGATTCTATCGGTTACTACCTAGCCATTTACATCGCCATCGCTGTCTCTGAACATTGCTTCTACAGACGCGGCTTCAAGGGCTACAACATCTCGGACTGGAACAGATGGGACAAATTACCATTAGGTTACGCTGGTTGTGCCGCTCTCTTTATTGGTGCCTTCGGTGTTGCCTTCGGTATGAGTCAAACATACTGGAATGGTCAAATCGGAAGACAAATTGGTAAGTTCGGTGGTGACATTGGTTTCGAATTAGGTGCTGGTTTCGCCTTCATCACCTACAACATTTGCAGACctcttgaaaagaaatacaCTGGACGTTAA
- the PCL6 gene encoding PHO85 cyclin family protein produces the protein MSYLDNATSSSYAETEPIEIPIARDGTGPFSSSLQESHNNSDTITTSTRLIDSSNSSIDHYGSTGLTPQEISHNAPHAYFDSGDSSYIKHTSGNSGFLDSSSGISSSVESGPNLRRRSMSTSFQNTSDHKNSLHVQTQAAVPVQVPVPVKSVSELRSNGVTRSHSVPPQYVDGRSENESKNKSSSTKTHSTPDTAKSANEGSGAGSHHMDIATFPTDELLDMLTKLLTKIINSNDALGSVSSMDNPNLQGKNIPLLREILSFRGKQVPGITLKQYFQRIQKYCPTTNDVLLSLLVHFDRIAKKCNSIAQEYMTPSPALKTAGDGEAPAPAPPQQLFVMDSHNIHRLIIAAITVSTKFISDFFYSNSRYARVGGISLQELNHLELQFLILCDFRLIISVEELQRYADLLYKFWDKETSAGQALESNKTQPIAL, from the coding sequence ATGTCATATTTGGATAATGCCACATCATCAAGCTACGCTGAAACAGAACCCATAGAGATCCCAATCGCTAGGGATGGAACTGgtccattttcttcctctttgcAGGAGTCTCATAACAATTCAGATACGATTACCACGTCTACTAGGCTGATAGACTCCTCGAATTCTAGCATCGATCATTATGGATCTACGGGGCTAACGCCGCAAGAGATAAGCCATAATGCACCACACGCGTATTTCGACAGTGGAGACAGTAGTTACATAAAACATACAAGTGGTAATTCTGGCTTTCTCGACTCTTCAAGTGGTATAAGTAGTTCTGTTGAATCCGGACCTAACCTTCGACGTAGGAGCATGTCtacttctttccaaaacacATCGGACCACAAAAATAGCTTACATGTGCAAACACAGGCGGCGGTACCGGTCCAGGTACCTGTTCCTGTGAAGAGCGTATCAGAACTGCGTTCGAATGGCGTTACGAGATCCCATTCTGTTCCTCCACAGTACGTCGATGGCAGGAGCGAAAATGAAAGCAAGAATAAAAGCAGTAGCACCAAGACCCACTCAACGCCAGATACCGCGAAAAGTGCAAATGAGGGGTCAGGTGCAGGGTCTCATCATATGGACATTGCAACATTCCCAACGGACGAACTTTTAGATATGTTGACGAAACTTCTAACAAAGATTATAAACTCAAACGACGCTCTGGGCTCTGTTTCTAGCATGGACAATCCAAACCTGCAGGGGAAAAATATACCACTATTGAGAGAGATTCTAAGCTTTAGGGGCAAACAAGTCCCAGGAATCACATTGAAGCAGTATTTCCAAAGGATACAGAAGTACTGTCCAACTACAAACGACGTATTGCTTTCCCTCTTGGTTCACTTCGATAGGATTGCGAAAAAATGCAATAGTATCGCACAAGAATACATGACTCCGTCACCTGCCTTGAAAACAGCAGGAGACGGTGAGGCGCCCGCGCCCGCGCCACCGCAGCAATTGTTCGTCATGGACTCTCATAATATTCACAGACTAATCATTGCTGCAATAACGGTCAGCACCAAATTCATTAgtgattttttttacaGCAATTCGCGGTATGCGAGGGTAGGCGGTATTTCGcttcaagaattgaacCATTTGGAACTCCAATTCTTGATACTCTGCGATTTCAGGTTGATAATTAGCGTCGAGGAACTACAGAGATACGCAGACTTATTATACAAGTTTTGGGATAAAGAAACAAGCGCTGGACAGGCGTTGGAGTCGAATAAGACCCAACCAATAGCGTTATGA
- the PET117 gene encoding Pet117p, with protein sequence MIVGVHYVQQLERETLHQGPIKDAQRMKEKRLARENAGGVDPEKERQRMVNKSEHEYQLELRKKYEQMQPLSGEVRTKDDELVELKK encoded by the coding sequence ATGATCGTCGGTGTCCATTACGTACAACAATTGGAAAGAGAGACGTTGCACCAGGGTCCAATTAAGGATGCTCAGAGAATGAAGGAGAAAAGACTGGCCAGAGAGAATGCTGGAGGTGTGGATCCCGAGAAAGAGCGCCAGAGAATGGTGAACAAGAGCGAGCACGAGTACCAGCTTGAGCTACGAAAGAAATACGAACAAATGCAACCGTTGAGCGGAGAAGTGCGCACAAAGGACGACGAACTGGTGGAGCTGAAGAAGTGA
- the MMF1 gene encoding RidA family protein: MFRQAFRSAVRNMNTLTPVRTQLAPPPAASYSQAMKVDNLIFVSGQIPYTAENKPVEGSIAAKAEQVIQNVKNILTEANSDLNKIVKVNIFLADIKDFAEFNSVYAKYFNEHKPARSCVAVKDLPLNVDLEMEVIAVEKD, translated from the coding sequence ATGTTCAGACAAGCCTTCAGAAGCGCAGTAAGAAACATGAACACTTTGACCCCAGTTAGAACTCAATTGGCGCCCCCACCAGCGGCATCCTACTCCCAGGCCATGAAGGTCGACAATTTGATCTTCGTTTCCGGCCAAATCCCATACACTGCTGAAAACAAGCCTGTGGAAGGTTCAATTGCAGCAAAGGCCGAACAAGTGATTCAAAATGTGAAAAACATCTTGACTGAGGCCAACTCCGACTTGAACAAGATCGTCAAGGTCAACATCTTCTTGGCTGACATCAAGGACTTTGCTGAGTTCAACTCCGTCTACGCTAAGTACTTCAATGAACACAAGCCTGCTAGATCATGTGTGGCTGTTAAGGACTTGCCATTGAACGTCGATTTGGAAATGGAGGTTATTGCTGTTGAAAAGGATTAA
- the RPL34B gene encoding 60S ribosomal protein eL34 — protein MAQRVTFRRRNPYNTKSNKIKVVKTPGGVLRSQHVKKLATRPKCGDTGVPLQGVASLRPRQYATVSRTKKTVSRAYGGSKSANAVKERIVRAFLIEEQKIVKRVIKEQADAAKKAEKKDAKKSKK, from the exons ATGGCCCAACGTGTTACtttcagaagaagaaacccAT ACAACACCAAGTCTAACAAGATCAAGGTTGTTAAGACCCCAGGTGGTGTTTTGCGTAGTCAACATGTTAAGAAGTTGGCTACCAGACCAAAGTGTGGTGACACCGGTGTTCCATTGCAAGGTGTTGCTTCCTTGAGACCAAGACAATACGCTACCGTCTCCAGAACTAAGAAGACCGTTTCCAGAGCCTACGGTGGTTCCAAGTCTGCTAACGCCGTCAAGGAAAGAATCGTCAGAGCTTTCTTGAtcgaagaacaaaagatcGTCAAGAGAGTCATCAAGGAACAAGCTGACGCTGCCAAGAAGgctgaaaagaaggatgcTAAGAAGTCTAAGAAATAA